A stretch of DNA from Dichotomicrobium thermohalophilum:
CCACTGGTCCATCATGGATGCCCGCAGATTGACGGATATCCACAAGCCTGAGCGACGACTGTAGCAAAAAATCCTCAGTCACGTGAGTCGTAATTTCAGATTCGCGATCACTTTTTCCCACAACATTTTGCACCGCCGAAAAATTCGCACCCTCGAGGTCAGGAAACGAGTTTCAAAAAGCCGGATTTCGCCCGATTCTGCGGCCGTATAGCGATGTCAATTGACATATATCAACTAGCGAGCCCTTACGTCTGCGTGAAGATACTTCCGATCGCGCGCAGACGGTTCACAAATTTTGATTACGTAACTTCCACAACTTGGAGCGCCCCGCGACTTATGGCGTCATTCAAGTATCAAATGATTAATGTCTAGAAACGGGGCGGGAAAATGGTGTATGAGTGTGAAGTATCGCGTCAAAAGAGTAGCAAAAATGAGGGAGACGTCTCAAGCGAGGCGATGTACCTCGCGCGTTTCATGGTATGGGCGTATGATGAAGTCAACGAGAACTTGAAGGACGATGTCCTCAAGTCGGCGATAAAAGCGATTCTTTATTATATGTCCCGGCGGTACGGTGTGAATCCGGCAGAGAGCCAAGCGTTAACTGGCGTCGAGCCTTCCTAAGCGATGAGGAGCGATACCCACAAGTTCCGGGAGGCGTGTCCGGCGATGACCCTGGCGTTTCCATGCCGCGCCAGGGAGAACGCCTCCCGCAACGTCCTGGTCGCACCACTCAGGACCAGGCGATAAAGAGCGGGGGCTACGGTTGGCGCGGTCCGGCAAGTCGGTGGTGGCACATGCGCCGCCCCCGGGGCAGTCGCCGCACCCGGCCCGGATCGTGCCAACCGGAAGTTCCGCGTACCTGCCCCCGCAGCCTTGTCTGATTACTGGTTGAGCTGTTCAGCCTCTTCCATCACCCGTTCCTTGGCCTTCTCGTAGGTCTCCTTCGCCTCTTCGGTCAATTCGCCGGCGCGCTCGCGCAGCCGCTTCGTCAGGCTGAGCGATTGGTTGTCGGAAGTCAGGTATTCCGGCGCGTCCGTCAGGTCTCCCTGCGTGGCGTCAAGCACGAGCTGGGTCTGCCCCTCTTCGCCGGCCTGGCGCGCCAGCGCATCATACGGCACGCCGACATTCTTTTCGCCGACGCCCAGGAACCCGCCGACGCCGATCACGATTACCTCGACCTGCCCGGCCGTGTTCAGCGCCATATCATTGACCTTGCCGAGCGTTTCGCCTTCCGGGTTCACCACTGGCGTGCCCAGGAATCGGCTCATCAGATCCTGGTTCTCCTGCTGCTTCGCCACGAACTCGACGCTTTCCGGCTGGGTCGCGGCGGTGCCTGTATTCGTGTCCTGTGCTGCGGCCGGACCGGCGAGCAGCAGGCCGGCGAGAAGGATGGTGGCGGTTGTCCGCATGTCTGAAGTCTCCCTGTCGGTGGTGGGGGCCTCCGGTGAGGTGAGGCCATCGGCTGAATGTTAACGAAGATGTGTTTTCAATCCGTTGTAACGCTTGGCAACCGCTATGTGTTCCTCGCTAAGACGAATTGAAGAGGCGCAGCGGCAAAGCGCTGTCGCTGGCCGGGCATCAATCCCGCTGTGCATCTTGCCGAAGCCGTGCCGGCCCCGTGGCCATCGCCACGGACAGTCCGCGCAGGAAGCCGAGCGCCGGCCCCAATGAGTGAAGCCTCGGAAAACACGCGGTGCGGTGGCCACACGGGGCTTTCGCCAGCCAGTGAAGCGGATATAATTGATTTGGATCAAGTCGGTCGCCGATCCGAGCCGTTAACGTTCACCCAGTCCAGATCATCGGAGCAGGTCCGCATGTCCCAGGAGCACGTAGCCAGCCCCGCAGCGGGCGCGCCCGCCACGAC
This window harbors:
- a CDS encoding PRC-barrel domain-containing protein, producing the protein MRTTATILLAGLLLAGPAAAQDTNTGTAATQPESVEFVAKQQENQDLMSRFLGTPVVNPEGETLGKVNDMALNTAGQVEVIVIGVGGFLGVGEKNVGVPYDALARQAGEEGQTQLVLDATQGDLTDAPEYLTSDNQSLSLTKRLRERAGELTEEAKETYEKAKERVMEEAEQLNQ